The following proteins are encoded in a genomic region of Sebastes fasciatus isolate fSebFas1 chromosome 12, fSebFas1.pri, whole genome shotgun sequence:
- the LOC141778250 gene encoding G-protein coupled receptor 20-like, producing the protein MMDFNSTESWLFINTSFPILPVIASNRSGMEAYLQRLAHLDEGLFKDFYGLWIALMVTNSLIFLVGMVLNVVALYIFCFRTKHQTTSVIYTINLAVTDLLVNLSLPTRIMLYYSGGTCLTCSYLHIFSYFVNMYCSILFLTCICVDRYLAIVQVEASRRWRNSSVAKCVCVTVWLFAIVVTYSFLSTAFQHPGCCLSKLLFLTITEFFLPLIIIMVFTLRIMWALADPRLMQQSRDRRRRAVQLLTTVLIIFTVCFTPFHIRQVVVYFHPDMPHHVIAYHLTVTLSSLNSCMDPVVYCFVTNNFKATMRNIFRRTEPEPTSGDIISMQHSSNKASGGKATASANNMIMMTKIPTSLERDDLEKNHTL; encoded by the exons CAGCACTGAGTCCTGGCTTTTTATCAACACCTCATTTCCCATCCTGCCTGTAATAGCCAGTAACAGAAGTGGCATGGAAGCATATCTTCAAAGACTGGCTCATTTAGACGAGGGGCTCTTCAAGGACTTTTATGGCCTTTGGATTGCACTGATGGTCACAAACTCTCTTATATTCCTG GTGGGCATGGTGCTCAATGTAGTCGCactttatattttctgtttccGCACCAAGCACCAGACCACCTCGGTGATCTACACCATCAACTTGGCGGTGACGGACCTCCTGGTGAATCTCTCTCTGCCGACTCGCATCATGCTGTACTACAGCGGAGGAACTTGTCTCACCTGCTCCTACCTGCACATCTTCAGCTACTTTGTCAACATGTACTGCAGCATCTTGTTTCTGACCTGCATATGTGTCGACCGTTACCTCGCCATCGTGCAG GTTGAAGCGTCCCGTCGGTGGAGGAACTCCAGTGTggccaaatgtgtgtgtgtcactgtctgGCTGTTTGCCATCGTGGTCACCTACTCCTTCCTGTCCACTGCTTTCCAGCACCCGGGCTGCTGCCTCTCAAAGCTCCTCTTTCTTACCATCACCGAGTTCTTCCTACCCCTCATCATCATTATGGTCTTCACGTTGCGGATTATGTGGGCACTAGCCGACCCCCGCCTCATGCAGCAGAGCAG GGATAGGAGAAGGAGGGCAGTCCAGCTGCTGACCACAGTGCTGATCATCTTCACTGTCTGCTTCACACCCTTCCACATCAGACAG GTGGTGGTGTACTTCCACCCTGATATGCCTCATCATGTGATCGCCTACCACTTGACCGTCACTCTCAGCAGTTTGAACAGCTGCATGGATCCTGTCGTCTACTGCTTCGTTACAAATAATTTCAAG GCCACCATGAGAAATATTTTCCGCCGTACAGAGCCTGAGCCGACTAGTGGCGACATCATCAGCATGCAGCACAGCTCCAATAAGGCCTCAGGAGGGAAAGCAACTGCCAGCGCTAATAATATGATCATGATGACCAAGATCCCCACTTCACTGGAGAGAGATGATCTGGAGAAGAACCACACACTGTAA